From a single Kitasatospora sp. NBC_00458 genomic region:
- a CDS encoding cytochrome P450, translating to MTHPEPGTALPPPGCPAHAGGAPPGAALPGGLPVGVPLTPLYGTAVADDPHGLYARLRDQYGPVAPIELEPGVEAWLVVGYPELLELTRNEALFSKDSRRWRVPAEGRLAADSRLQPMTAWRPTLLNLDGAEHQRLRAAVADTLAQIDHRQLRETTETAADALIDSWGPDGTADLVAQYARRLPLLVFTQLLGLPAETGQHLIQLISHIADSGAESVRANTEFQAILVDLVRHRRTTPGADLTSWLLAHPAALTDEEAVHHLVVMMVAGNETTICWTGNTLRLLLTDRRFRATLTGGRLTVSDALEEVLWRDPPTQNFPGRWATGDTVLGGQYISRGDMLVLGLAAANADPAAQGTGALGHGALGGNRAHLAWGAGKHVCPAQQPARIIVETAVETLLHRLPDLQLAVPAGELAWRPSPWSRALVSLPVLYSAFTPPRPPAPERPTAWTPPLPPSTTAPATEPSPSEEGPAPEQTAPSGSTPSDGTSTGRTPGSGKPARRSWWSSLAGWWSGQ from the coding sequence ATGACGCACCCCGAGCCCGGCACCGCGCTCCCGCCGCCCGGCTGCCCGGCGCACGCGGGCGGTGCACCCCCCGGCGCCGCGCTGCCCGGCGGGCTGCCGGTCGGCGTGCCGCTCACCCCGCTGTACGGCACCGCCGTCGCCGACGACCCGCACGGCCTGTACGCCCGGCTGCGCGACCAGTACGGACCGGTGGCACCGATCGAGCTGGAGCCCGGGGTCGAGGCCTGGCTGGTCGTCGGCTACCCCGAACTGCTCGAACTCACCCGCAACGAGGCGCTGTTCTCCAAGGACTCGCGCCGCTGGCGGGTCCCCGCCGAGGGCCGCCTCGCCGCCGACTCGCGGCTCCAGCCGATGACCGCCTGGCGCCCCACCCTGCTCAACCTGGACGGCGCCGAGCACCAGCGGCTGCGCGCCGCCGTCGCCGACACGCTCGCCCAGATCGACCACCGGCAGCTGCGCGAGACCACCGAGACCGCCGCCGACGCGCTGATCGACAGCTGGGGCCCGGACGGCACCGCCGACCTGGTCGCCCAGTACGCGCGCCGGCTGCCGCTGCTGGTCTTCACCCAGCTGCTCGGCCTGCCCGCCGAGACCGGCCAGCACCTGATCCAGCTGATCAGCCACATCGCCGACAGCGGCGCCGAGTCGGTGCGCGCCAACACCGAGTTCCAGGCGATCCTGGTCGACCTGGTCCGGCACCGCCGGACCACCCCCGGCGCCGACCTGACCTCCTGGCTGCTGGCCCACCCGGCCGCGCTGACCGACGAGGAGGCGGTGCACCACCTGGTGGTGATGATGGTCGCCGGCAACGAGACCACCATCTGCTGGACCGGCAACACGCTGCGGCTGCTGCTGACCGACCGCCGGTTCCGGGCCACCCTCACCGGCGGACGGCTGACCGTCTCGGACGCGCTGGAGGAGGTGCTCTGGCGCGACCCGCCGACGCAGAACTTCCCCGGCCGGTGGGCCACCGGCGACACCGTCCTCGGCGGCCAGTACATCAGCCGGGGCGACATGCTCGTCCTCGGCCTGGCCGCGGCCAACGCCGACCCGGCCGCCCAGGGCACCGGCGCCCTCGGGCACGGCGCGCTCGGCGGCAACCGGGCCCACCTCGCGTGGGGCGCGGGCAAGCACGTCTGCCCGGCCCAGCAGCCGGCCCGGATCATCGTCGAGACCGCCGTCGAGACCCTGCTGCACCGCCTGCCGGACCTCCAACTGGCCGTACCGGCGGGCGAGCTGGCCTGGCGCCCGTCGCCGTGGTCACGCGCCCTGGTCAGCCTGCCGGTGCTCTACAGCGCCTTCACCCCGCCCCGCCCGCCAGCCCCCGAGAGGCCCACCGCATGGACACCGCCGCTGCCGCCGAGCACGACCGCCCCGGCCACGGAGCCGTCCCCCTCCGAGGAGGGTCCGGCACCGGAGCAGACGGCCCCGTCCGGCTCGACCCCTTCGGACGGGACCAGCACGGGGAGAACGC
- a CDS encoding GTP-binding protein: MPPSVQGAVKILVTGPFGVGKTTLVGSLSEIAPLRTEETMTAASSGVDDLTGRGEKTTTTVALDFGRITLNPRLALYLFGTPGQQRFWPLWDDLSRGALGAIAMVDLRRPDEAFDVLGRLEEQRIPFAVAVNTFPDTPSYPEEELRSALDLLPEAPILYCDARDRRAAYDLLIDFVDHLHSTAVLELQR, encoded by the coding sequence CTGCCGCCGTCCGTCCAGGGCGCGGTCAAGATCCTCGTCACCGGCCCGTTCGGGGTCGGCAAGACCACGCTGGTCGGCTCGCTCAGCGAGATCGCCCCGCTGCGCACCGAGGAGACCATGACCGCCGCCAGCAGCGGCGTCGACGACCTCACCGGGCGCGGCGAGAAGACCACCACCACCGTCGCGCTGGACTTCGGCCGGATCACGCTCAACCCCCGGCTCGCCCTCTACCTCTTCGGCACTCCGGGCCAGCAGCGGTTCTGGCCGCTCTGGGACGACCTGTCGCGCGGCGCGCTCGGCGCCATCGCCATGGTCGACCTGCGCCGCCCGGACGAGGCCTTCGACGTGCTCGGCCGGCTGGAGGAGCAGCGGATCCCGTTCGCGGTGGCCGTCAACACCTTCCCGGACACCCCGAGCTACCCGGAGGAGGAGCTGCGGTCGGCGCTGGACCTGCTGCCCGAGGCGCCGATCCTCTACTGCGACGCACGGGACCGGCGGGCCGCGTACGACCTGCTGATCGACTTCGTCGACCACCTGCACTCCACGGCCGTACTGGAGCTCCAGCGATGA
- a CDS encoding DUF742 domain-containing protein translates to MNGPVRPYVITGGRSRPTRTALAVESLVTALPDRPELPEDALLNREHQRILDLCRSLLSVAEVAAYLGLPLGVVKVLVGDLWDLGAVQVLPPVPQAERLPTTLLEEVLVGLRQLR, encoded by the coding sequence GTGAACGGGCCGGTCCGGCCCTACGTCATCACCGGCGGCCGCAGCCGCCCCACCCGGACCGCCCTGGCCGTGGAGAGTCTGGTCACCGCCTTACCCGACCGGCCCGAACTGCCCGAGGACGCACTGCTCAACCGCGAGCACCAGCGGATCCTGGACCTCTGCCGCAGCCTGTTGTCGGTCGCCGAGGTGGCCGCCTACCTGGGGCTGCCGCTAGGCGTCGTCAAGGTGCTGGTCGGCGACCTCTGGGACCTCGGCGCCGTCCAGGTGCTCCCGCCCGTCCCGCAGGCCGAACGCCTGCCCACAACCCTCCTGGAAGAGGTACTCGTTGGCCTCCGCCAACTCCGCTGA
- a CDS encoding roadblock/LC7 domain-containing protein, whose translation MTTTPDLGWLLADIVSVPEVRHAVVVSNDGLEIGRSAGILREDAERLAAACSGLQSLARGVAQGFGGHGSATRQIIIEYGGGYLFIVAAGAGAHLAVVTAEAVDAGLVAYQMQVLVERIGSHLTSPPRADLAAGDQR comes from the coding sequence ATGACCACCACCCCTGACCTCGGCTGGCTGCTCGCCGACATCGTCTCCGTCCCGGAGGTCCGGCACGCCGTCGTGGTGTCCAACGACGGCCTGGAGATCGGACGCAGCGCGGGCATCCTCCGCGAGGACGCCGAGCGGCTCGCCGCCGCCTGCTCGGGCCTCCAGTCGCTGGCCCGCGGCGTCGCCCAGGGCTTCGGCGGCCACGGCAGCGCGACCCGCCAGATCATCATCGAGTACGGCGGCGGCTACCTCTTCATCGTCGCCGCCGGCGCCGGCGCCCACCTGGCCGTGGTGACCGCCGAGGCCGTGGACGCCGGGCTGGTCGCCTACCAGATGCAGGTCCTGGTCGAACGGATCGGCTCCCACCTCACCAGCCCGCCGCGCGCCGACCTCGCGGCGGGGGACCAGCGGTGA
- a CDS encoding sensor histidine kinase, which yields MTQWCATATGVLAALAFVAAARYRAVSATQRRRVVQQQRENDRLKEQLAAELARRGAELAAVQQEQELNASTQRAFLSVARRILVMAHDQQALLDEMERTHDDPALLEGLLKADHAAAQQARLAQTLAVLCGARAGRHWPEPVSLEDVVRGAQSRILPFQRVVVRSRIETAVVGAAAEALIHAVAELLDNATRYSPPSTQVFVTLMPVHNGAVIEIDDGGVGMPEQAVAKAAAALAGGTAMEVSRLGEVPQLGLAAVGRLAEQYGFRVTLSSAPSPYGGVRIVVLLPNALLTEPLPPTVPGYGTDDAVFGPGPHRAPAPPPPGAPEPGRQAGHGAPGPYGAQGGTGSRGAHRSPGAPARGPRPEDAHTGNAYGQDAYGHGTYGQDAYGPREAYGQPGSHGQPGGHGQPGGGGYGRQHQPGPQSAQDPYGYPAPSGYPPLYPPAAGYPPLSGTPGAPGTDPAGAPSTGDPSTDRAAAAGTTPPPLPRRSHRRDRATRHAPAAAPSPAPAPPYRSAQQAQAFMAMFQAGTASGRSAARAQAPSPAPSPALSPGQEQGRSHGRPQAPSPGRSEGPDQARSPRHGDRHPGRPQATPHDPSLPASPQLPQRSGEFHDHHP from the coding sequence ATGACTCAGTGGTGCGCAACGGCAACCGGCGTTCTCGCCGCCCTCGCCTTCGTGGCCGCCGCCCGCTACCGCGCGGTCTCCGCCACCCAGCGCCGCCGGGTCGTCCAGCAGCAGCGCGAGAACGACCGGCTCAAGGAACAGCTCGCCGCCGAACTCGCCCGGCGCGGCGCCGAACTGGCCGCCGTCCAGCAGGAGCAGGAGCTCAACGCCTCCACCCAGCGGGCGTTCCTCAGCGTGGCCCGCCGGATCCTCGTGATGGCCCACGACCAGCAGGCCCTGCTGGACGAGATGGAACGCACCCACGACGACCCGGCCCTGCTGGAGGGCCTGCTCAAGGCGGACCACGCCGCCGCCCAGCAGGCCCGGCTCGCCCAGACCCTGGCCGTCCTCTGCGGCGCCCGGGCCGGCCGGCACTGGCCCGAGCCGGTCTCGCTGGAGGACGTGGTGCGCGGCGCCCAGTCCCGCATCCTGCCGTTCCAGCGCGTGGTGGTCCGCAGCCGGATCGAGACCGCCGTGGTCGGCGCCGCCGCCGAGGCGCTCATCCACGCCGTCGCCGAACTGCTGGACAACGCCACCCGCTACTCCCCGCCCAGCACCCAGGTGTTCGTCACCCTGATGCCGGTGCACAACGGCGCCGTCATCGAGATCGACGACGGCGGCGTCGGCATGCCCGAGCAGGCCGTCGCCAAGGCGGCCGCCGCACTGGCCGGCGGGACCGCGATGGAGGTCTCCCGCCTCGGCGAGGTCCCGCAGCTCGGCCTGGCCGCGGTCGGCCGGCTCGCCGAGCAGTACGGGTTCCGGGTCACCCTCAGCTCCGCGCCCTCGCCGTACGGCGGGGTGCGGATCGTGGTGCTGCTGCCGAACGCCCTGCTCACCGAGCCGCTGCCGCCGACCGTCCCGGGCTACGGCACGGACGACGCGGTGTTCGGCCCCGGGCCGCACCGGGCCCCCGCTCCCCCGCCGCCCGGCGCCCCCGAACCCGGCCGGCAGGCGGGGCACGGCGCTCCGGGCCCGTACGGCGCGCAGGGCGGGACCGGCTCCCGGGGCGCGCACAGGTCCCCGGGCGCTCCCGCCCGGGGCCCCCGCCCCGAGGACGCGCACACCGGGAACGCGTACGGCCAGGACGCCTACGGCCACGGCACGTACGGCCAGGACGCGTACGGGCCCCGCGAGGCGTACGGGCAGCCGGGCAGTCACGGACAGCCGGGCGGTCACGGGCAGCCGGGCGGCGGCGGGTACGGGCGGCAGCACCAGCCCGGCCCGCAGTCCGCGCAGGACCCGTACGGCTACCCGGCGCCGTCCGGGTACCCGCCGCTGTACCCGCCGGCCGCCGGCTACCCGCCGCTGTCCGGCACCCCGGGAGCGCCCGGCACCGACCCGGCCGGCGCCCCGTCCACCGGCGACCCGTCCACCGACCGGGCGGCCGCGGCCGGCACCACCCCGCCGCCGCTGCCCCGCCGGAGCCACCGGCGCGACCGCGCCACCCGGCACGCCCCGGCCGCCGCGCCGAGCCCCGCGCCCGCTCCGCCGTACCGCTCGGCGCAGCAGGCACAGGCGTTCATGGCGATGTTCCAGGCCGGCACGGCCAGCGGCCGCTCGGCCGCCCGGGCCCAGGCCCCCTCCCCAGCCCCCTCCCCAGCCCTCTCCCCGGGCCAGGAGCAGGGCCGGTCCCACGGTCGGCCCCAGGCCCCCTCCCCGGGCCGCTCCGAGGGACCCGACCAGGCCCGCTCCCCCCGCCACGGCGACCGGCACCCCGGCCGGCCGCAGGCGACCCCGCACGACCCTTCCCTTCCCGCTTCCCCCCAGCTTCCCCAGCGCTCCGGAGAATTCCATGACCACCACCCCTGA